One Belonocnema kinseyi isolate 2016_QV_RU_SX_M_011 chromosome 6, B_treatae_v1, whole genome shotgun sequence genomic region harbors:
- the LOC117174330 gene encoding UDP-glucuronosyltransferase 2B31-like: MVSLYLLKIIGIITIVISGETNGARILGLFPLNGKSHFIMCEQLMKALAKKGHQVDVISHFPLKKPFPNYKDFSLEGSLPNVQNNVTYEELQKFAAFNLKHFTDKAGIEICKLMKHPVINNIIKNPPNDPPYDVVILEIFAANCYFAIGRHLRVPIIGVSTTPLLGWFNDPIGNPVNPAIMPELFSGLPQKMNFWQRLQNTLMSYIVKQQFNYYATKQKQYVDEHFGPGYPSVYELSTEMSLILANIHYSLNGVQPLTPAVIEVGGMHIEDSGEKLIPELQSWLDESKHGCVYVSFGSMVKIESFPRETLKAFYATFKNLAPVRVLMKISEPKDLLPGLPENVKTYHWLPQIQILKHKNVKVFVTHGGLMGTLESIYAGVAMVGIPLFGDQFLNIGSYQKKRIAVSLDYRNITETALTEAINTVLNDPAYRNNIERVSKLYYDRLMNPKDTAVFWTEYVIRHGNVLRSPAIDLKWYQVHLLDVYGFLFFITLLIFCIILFILRTLVRCVYCKKKIEKSFSSKKQK, from the exons atggtttcgctctatttattgaaaattattggaaTTATCACAATTGTAATCAGTGGTGAAACAAATGGGGCCCGAATTTTGGGACTTTTTCCACTAAATGGGAAAAGTCATTTTATCATGTGCGAGCAACTGATGAAAGCTTTGGCAAAAAAAGGACATCAAGTAGATGTGATTAGCCACTTTCCGTTAAAGAAACCATTTCCTAActataaggatttcagtttagAAGGTTCGCTACCAAATGTACAAAACAACGTAACTTATGAAGAATTACAGAAATTTGCAGCCtttaatttgaagcattttacCGATAAAGCTGGAATCGAAATATGTAAATTAATGAAACATCCAGTGATAAATAATATCATCAAAAATCCACCAAATGACCCTCCTTATGATGTCGTCATTTTAGAG ATTTTTGCAGCCAACTGTTATTTTGCGATCGGAAGGCATTTAAGGGTGCCAATAATAGGAGTTTCAACAACTCCATTGCTTGGTTGGTTCAACGATCCAATTGGAAATCCAGTAAACCCAGCAATTATGCCTGAACTTTTTTCTGGACTtcctcaaaaaatgaatttttggcaaCGATTACAAAACACGTTGATGTCTTATATTGTCAAGcagcaatttaattattatgcaACTAAACAAAAACAATATGTGGATGAACATTTTGGACCAGGATATCCGAGCGTTTATGAACTATCAACAGAAATGTCTTTGATCTTAGCAAATATACATTATAGTTTGAATGGTGTTCAACCTTTGACACCAGCAGTTATCGAAGTGGGAGGCATGCACATTGAGGACTCTGGAGAAAAATTGATAccg gagCTTCAATCATGGTTGGATGAAAGCAAACATGGATGTGTTTACGTGAGTTTTGGGTCGATGGTGAAAATTGAATCCTTTCCAAGAGAAACACTGAAAGCTTTTTAtgctacttttaaaaatttagcacCTGTGcgtgttttaatgaaaatttctgaGCCGAAAGATTTGCTTCCGGGTCTTCCGGAAAATGTAAAAACTTATCACTGGCTGCCACAGATtcaaattttaa agcaCAAAAATGTGAAAGTTTTTGTGACCCATGGTGGTCTCATGGGGACTTTAGAATCCATTTACGCTGGTGTGGCAATGGTCGGAATACCCCTCTTTGGAGATCAATTTCTAAATATTGGTTCTTATCAAAAAAAGAGAATTGCAGTTTCATTAGACTACAGAAACATTACTGAAACTGCTTTAACTGAGGCTATCAACACGGTTTTGAATGATCCCGCATACCg aaataaCATCGAAAGGGTATCAAAACTTTATTACGACAGATTAATGAATCCTAAAGACACAGCCGTTTTCTGGACGGAATATGTCATAAGACACGGCAATGTACTGAGATCTCCAGCGATAGATTTAAAATGGTATCAAGTCCATTTACTGGATGTTTACGGGTTTCTCTTCTTTATCACCTTgctcattttttgtattattttatttatactcaGAACTTTAGTCAGGTgtgtatattgtaaaaaaaaaatagaaaaatcgttctcatcaaaaaagcaaaaataa